The genomic DNA atgaaagctaagaccctcccaaatgacgttgaatgtacaaaaatatatttgtttcactgaaaaaagatttatcatttaatgaagacaaaggtcaaattttggcaatataaaagttttgtcgcctacagaaagtagtgtgaaacttgagcaaaaaatgtacttcaaatccaaaaatatgttacataacataagcgaattaagtagtggtgcttagcggtgcaacggtttgcggttcaaagctgaACCgttcggttcgccctgtacggttcaatacgcctttatgaaccgcgccttttcggttttgcaattaatgtatttcgaacgcttgtggaatgaattgatcgagctctgtgtgcctgtgtgtgacgtgaagcaccgctgtggagaaattcccgccccgcaagtaaatgtcggattGCTGTCAAgctcctgtgtaatagaagccgagtaacgccctctctcgcttacgagcgaagtgaaagtgaaacaagaaagaaatagCTATGGTGAGCGGTggggagaccgaattttgaggaagtaacggcttctttcaaatctgcggcgtggcaacattttggtttcccggtggactacaatgcggagggagagaaaatattgaaaaaacaaaaaatgcaagcattgctcggcgcttgttccccatgctaatggcaacacttttataacatgactccggcacctcagccggcatcacccacagatatcactttctcagggcaggacaaccccgaagatgacaccagtgaaaacacacggcgggcttcgttaatttatttgcaacgcttgacccgtgttacattgttccctcgcagacatatttctccaacaacgtaatccccgacatttatgaaatggcacgcaaagccatcgaagatgatttcgctaaagcacatagtttcgccctgaccactgatagttggacgtcccgtgctacagagtgctactacctaacctgtcaagttgtacggtctcatcataatttgtacaagtgagcactgatttttaaatgtgtacgctgtacgttacgttcaaaatctgcacgttttttgtgcattacgttttttttttttcatccgttcggatttggtcaccgtttctgcaacgagacaatgttcgttaatacgttggttgaatgacgcgagaaaaagtCAGAcagggagagggaagagtgtttgttgagacgctgtagcaaacgcgatgctaggctaggtggctccaatatttcctgactgtagccgacagaatacaatctacgcctagatatctcatgcatatagaactacatgcgaaatgacagactcggtagcgttagtaaacagccgccattttagagcagtaaacttctcagaaaggctctgttgtagtcaaccttccgagcgaacctaagcaactttttatctaaaatactcctacatcagcaaaatcttgcattgagtctatctttaaaggatgaaaccgttttaaaattttcacatgtagaaagtagacagaagggaactaatgcaaaaacgggagcaattttatcaactttaacggttgattcacaaaattaaatgacctccaaacatagcaaaggttactatgtttttgggtttgtttgttttttttttaatgaaaaaaaaacatgaaaggtatcaccagttactctgccaagtaacttttttactactgtgtgtgtatttcagtagtcagtcactacactagtcaaagagctaagaggcattttaacagtcgaaaatgtttacattttaagtgtttatttcatttttttcaaaagcaaaatataggcagttaaaaaaaaaaagcaaaacgcaaaccgaaaccgaaccgaaactgtgatcccaaaaccgaggttcaaaccgaaccgtgggctaactgaaccgttgcacccctagtggtgctgtgagatccaaatttgatattttgtatgactcccatgggcttgaaggactgcatccgtgtggttcggcaaggattcatacaagtcatcaggaacatcaaagaaagcagtcttgcatgcctcccagagttcatcaacattcttgggtttcgtcttccatgcttcctctttatcctaccccagacatgctcaatgatgttcatgtctggtgactgggctggccagtcctggaggatcttgattgaagtatgcgatggagcaccgtcctgctgcagaatgtgtccctttttatgcTTAGGAAtgaaagaggcagctaagatttgttgatatttcagatctCTGCAGATCACTCGCACACcctcatactggatgtaaccccagaccatgattttggtaattatgtaaccaccaaacttcactgttttctgagtgaatctcatatccatgcgggctccagtaggtctcctgcaattttttttcgacgactgtggtgtaatacaatggaagattcatctgaaaaatccaccttttgccacgaaacagtgaagtttggtggtggcaaaatcatggtctggggttacatccagtatggggtgtgCAAGATATCTGcaaggtggaaggcaacatagtctgaaatatcaaccaattttagctgcctcttacattcctaaccatacaaaagggacaaattctgcagcaggatggtgctccatcacatatttcaatctctacctcaaagttcctcaaggcaaagaagatcaagatcctccaggagtgGCCAGCCcattcaccagacatgaacaggatgaaagaggaagcatggaagacgaaacccaagaatgttgatgaactctcggaggcatgcaagactgctttctttgatgttcctgatgacttcatcaataaattgtatgaatccttgccgaagtcaTACaacatattaaatttggatctcacagcaccactacttaattcgcctatgttatgtaacatatttttgtatttgaagtacattttttgctcaattttcacactactctctgtaggcgacaaaacttttgtcttgccaaaatttgacctttatgtcttcattaaatgataaatcttttttcagtgaaaaaaatatatttttgtacattctacatcatttgggagggccttagctttcatatgagccatttctgaaaccaattgaataattaaaagtcaggttaatagcaattgtttctacaaaatggataagcgacaagacgttTGTCAGGGACTTTACAATAAGTTaatgcagatttattttgcatttatcatttagcctgtcaattaattagattcatatttgtgagaaatgtagccctgacccccgttcaccccagCAAAAagggtacatgcaggttatgctgttatattgtccctaccagtgttgagaccaaaccgacGCCCTTGGTTTCTTCAACCGCAGTTAGCAAGAAAATGGATGCGCGTGCTTCTTTATTTTCTTGTAAAAGGTGGTTAAAGTCAGGGTTTTATGTTGCATCTCTGATTACTGATTAGTGTTTAGCTTCCTGAcacattgtgttttttgggtTGTGCCTTCAGATAACGTGATGTCAAGAGATCCTGACATCCCTTCTTCGGTGTTGACACACGTGGAGCAGGTCACCCCCCTCACTCCTGTTGTTCCAGGATCTAGAATAGCCGGTCCGGGCATACCTGGGCAAGTTATGGGTTCCCCCGCAGTGGGGACAACAGGTCACCGAGTGGTTGACAGAACCCATAGTGGTCCCAACCTTAGACTGGAACCCAATGGCAATGTTTCGAGAATACCCGGAAATGTCGGAAGAGAATTTATCATCTCTGAAGCAGCTACCCGTGCGGCGCACCCGCACTCCGGCCCACTCCGGTTCCTGTGGGCTAGCGACGCCCGTGCCGACGTTATCGTAGATGGCTTCATGTTCTGGATGGACACGGCGGAAATGACACGAGTGGCGTCCCATCCACTAGTCTGCTACTCGGGCTGGGTGTGCCCCATTTACGTCTTCTGCTGCCTGTCCTTACTCCGGGTGGCGGTTGCGCCTCACGACCCGTTGCTGTCCTCGCTGGGGGTCATCCTCCAGGATCTTCCCTTCCTTTTCGTGCGAGTCGGTTTGCTAGCTTTCTTCGGTTTGGTCACGCCACTGCTCTACTTGCTCAAGAATCTGCTGGTGTGCTTGGCTTTCATCTACTTTAACTTCATGACCAAGCTTAGGATCTTCAATACACAGAGGATGTACTTGTAAATCACAAAAACGTGACGATTGTAATGGTATTTATAGTCATGTAGCATAGAGCGATTaactcgtcaatggcagccaatgagttcattgtGAAGTTGTAGTTTTTCAAGGTGCGCCTTGAATCTTTACCCAGCCTTGCTAGTCATTTGACTGCTCACATGCATTGATGGCTACTGCTGTTTtggttagcaacaagttcatctATGGATTTAAAACATTGCAATtagtttaaagctattcttcctGGCTTTCCCTTTCCCTTTGTAATATATTTCTACTAAAACGTGAATACTCCTGAACCAACTTGATTGATTTAGTTTGAATTCAAACCCCATTTGTAACTTGAATGCTCACATTTTAGGGCACTCCCCCACTTAGGAAGCAGGATGTCCTcctatgcatttttttcatatgATTTGTGTCATCTTAGGAAACTGCACAGAACTCCTAAGGGGGcttttttgcgtgtgtgtgtgtgtgtggggggggggggggtcaacatTCTTCACAGTTTGTCAGATCAGCATTTTGCTCACATTCCTCGGCATTTGTGATAGAGAGGAGCAAACCTATATTTTAGCCCACTTTGATACAGTGCGGGTCAAATTGACCTGAAAAATAGATTGATTTTTATAGCTAGGAATTTACTAAAATTAGCTaattgggtgaaaaaaaaatagtaatttaaATGGTTTCACGAAATATttactgaatatttttttgtctaACTGACCCTAGAAACTTATAAACATTCATATTGCATCGTTTAAAATGAAATTTTAGATTTATTTgcggtaattttcggactacaagccactacttttgtccctcgttttgaatcctgcggcttaaaatcctgtgcggcttatttgttgatttatttgggtttttCTCTTTGACAGTGgatgggcattaatgacattATGAATGATGTCAGTACCTCCATTTATGGTCAGCTCGGATctttaaatccattcaaaagtgagataatttgtcataattatgatggtcttatgacagtcttatggcgccactatcatataaagtcttaccaaatactatgaccagaaattaatgaaacaactggaacagtaactgaagaaataattagcacagaacatgaattttgattgttatttacatctgtagcgctgcaatgcatgctaggaggcatgttggacgacaacagtgttgacggcaggtggcagtagaggttgagggtctcctccaagggaccAGTGATGGccgaatgaagcttcttgaagcgatGAAGCTTTGCTgctgattggttcaaagcttcatagtggttcatttgagCTTATGACAattttatgatgccgctgtcaaatatagtgttaccaaataccatcactagcaattaatgaaacaaccggtacagtaactgaagaaataattagaacagaacatgaattttgattgttatttacatctgtagcgctgcaatgcactctaagaggcattttggatgacaacagtgttgacagcaggtggcagcagaggttgactgtctcccccaagggtgtTGTGATGGacgaatgaagcttcttgaagcaatgaagccttGCTGCCGattgtttcaaagcttcatggtggttcatttgatgtTATGACAattttatgatgctgctgtcaaatatagtgttaccaaataccatcacTAGCAATTAAGGAAACAACCGGtacagtaactaaagaaataattagcagagaacataaattttgattgttatttccatCTGTAGTGCTGTAATCATgtttggaggcatgttggatgacaacagtgttgacagcagaggttgactgtctcctaaaGGAGttatgatggccaaatgaagcttcttgaagcaatcatagtggttcatttgatcttatgacaatttaatgatgccgctgtcaaatatagtgttaccaaataccatactaGCAATTACTGAAACAACTGGtacagtaactaaagaaataattagcagacaacatgaattttgatggttatttacatctgtagtgttgtaatgcatgttaggaggcatgttggatgacaacagtgttgacagcagaggttgactgtctcccccaagggagttgtgatggccaaatgaagcttcttgaagcaatgaagctttgctgccAATTGGTTCAAGGCTTCAAGTTGGTTCATTTGCTCTTATGACAATTTTATGATGTTGCTGTCATAtaatgtgttaccaaataccatcactagcaattaatgaaacaaccggaacagtaactgaagaaaattagcagagaacatgaattttgattgttatttacatctgtagtgctgtaaTCATgtttggaggcatgttggatgacaacagtgttgacagcagaggttgactgtctcctaaaGGAGttatgatggccaaatgaagcttcttgaagcaatcatggtggttcattttatCTTATGACAATATtaagatgccgctgtcaaatatagtgttaccaaataccatcactagcaattaatgaaacaactggtacagtaactgaagaaataattagcagagaacatgaattttgattgttatttacatctgtagtgctgtaaTGCATgttcggaggcatgttggatgacaacagtgttgacagcagaggttgactgtgtcCTCCAAGGGAGttatgatggccaaatgaagcttcttgaagcaatgaaatattcaagaaccaattggctcaaagcttcatggtgtttgatttgatcttatgacaattttatgatgccgctgtcaaatatagtgttaccggtcaatatcttttggtgtaaatatcctgtAATACAGTCAGGACAGCTGCGgattattgtccagtgcggtttttctttaaacaaatgtcgttttcgtgtcaaattgggCAGGTcgcggtttatagtctgaaaattacggtactttataAATCTTATTAATCACTTAACAAAACCCGGGTTAAATTGACCCACAGATATGTTTACATCCTTTCGGGGGAACTGAACCCGAGCTATCAAATGTTTTACCAACTGAATTTTCATCAAACAAAAGAGTTCCACAAACGCAGCCGGTCGTAATGCCCTGCAAATACTTCTTTTCATGGACCAATGAAACAAGTGCATACTTCCTAAATTGTGTTGGGGTTGATTGAACTTGAGATTTATTTTGTAACTGACTCTCCTGTATCATTAAAGAGGCACCGGGTCAAATTGACCCGTGATTATTCTTACCGTCCCACAGCACTGGCCCCTAATAATATCCGAGTGTCAGTTTTCTCCCCTCTAGTAGTGCTTCCCTGCTCAGCCTCTCTCTCTTGAGCGAGCGCCATGTGACAGGATGTGCAAGGAACAGGAGTTGTGGCGGCAGCGGCCCTTACCTAGCCACTTTGCGACTGGACCTGCCGACAAGCACCATCATGTGGTTTCGCCCCGTCGCGCTGCAGATCTGCCTGTTGGGCGCCGTCGCGGCCACTATCGGTAGGTGTAGTAGTGGCTTATTTGGCCTCTTGCGTAAGAACTGAGATTTTAGTTGTTaaggttttaaataaaatggcaTCTTGGTAAAATTGTGTTTGTGTTTCAGACAGCGGCTCCTTCCTGATCTTCAATCAGAATCACAACAAGTGCGTAAAGGTCATCCACGCTTCATCCACCACGTTATCGCGTTGCGACCCGCACGCCAAGGACCAGCAGTTCCGTTGGGCATCGGCGGAAAGACTGCTGAGTTTGTCCCTCAACCTGTGCCTGGGCGCCGTGGAGATTAAGGACTGGGTCAAGGTCCTGCTGTTCGAGTGCGACGAAACCAGCGAGCTGCAACGCTGGCAGTGCAAGAACCAGACGCTGTTCGGACTTCGCGATCGTGATCTGCACCTCAACTGGGGGAATTTTAACGAGAGGAACTTGATGATCTATAAGGGGTCGGGAGAATGGAGTCGATGGAAGATCTACGGGACGCATTTAGACTTGTGCTCCAAGGGATATCAAGGTAAGGTCACTTTAAGAAGTTTAACAAAATGCTTTTGATAGAGTCGAATCTCAAGGCATGGGTTGATGTGTCTCTGCAGAGATTTTCACCATCGGGGGTAATTCCTTCGGCACCCCGTGTATGTTCCCGTTCAAATTTGGTGAGCAGTGGTATTCGGAGTGCACCAAGGATGGTCGCTCCGACAAGCAAATGTGGTGCGCCACCGTGGCCAATTACAACACCGAGAAGAAATGGGGCTTCTGTCCAACCAAAGGTAGGAGCAAAACTTGGATGATACAGTGTCAAAACCCCTGAATACAATGGTTTTTAAGTGGTTTCTTGAAAGAGGTCAGTGCTAACAATTAGGGTTTATGACCCCGTGATAGGACAACATTCACCCGCGTCCTGACTTGTCAGCAGTCTTtgttttcctcttcccacagacCTCTCATCCCCTCCGCAACGTCTGCAAAATGACTGCAAATCAACACGTGTGCATTTATGCCTCTTGTTATGTTGCGGGTCAAGATGACCTattgtacagtaaaaaaaaaatgttaagagAGGGAACACAGGAAAAGAACTGATCTTGAATCGCttgttatacagtggggcaaataagtatttagtcaaccactaattgtgcaagttctcccacttgaaaatactagagaggcctgtaattgtcaacatgggtaaacctcaaccacgagagacagaatgtggaaatgttgtttgatttttaaagaatttatttgcaactcatggtggaaaattagtatttggtcaataccaaaagttaatgtcaatactttgttatgtgccctttgttgtcaataatgtaggccaaacgttttctgtcactcttcacaagcttttcacacactgttgctgatattttggcccattcctccaagcagatctcctctagagcagtgatgttttggggctgtcgttgggcaacacggactttcaactccctccacagattttctatagggttgagatctggagaccggctaggccactccaggaccttgaaatgcttcttacgaagccactcctttgttgctctggctgtgtgtttgggatcattgtcatgctgaaagacccaaccacgtctcatcttcaatgcccttgctgatggaaggagattttcgctcaaaatctctcgatacatgcccccattcattctttccattacacagatcagtcatcctggtccctttgcagaaaaacagccccaaagcatgatgtttccacccccatgcttcacagtgggtatggtgttcttcggatgcaattcagtattctttctcctccaaacatgagaacctgtgtttctaccaaaaagttctattttggtttcatctgaccataacacattctcccagtcctcttttggatcatccaaatgctctctagtgaaccgc from Corythoichthys intestinalis isolate RoL2023-P3 chromosome 20, ASM3026506v1, whole genome shotgun sequence includes the following:
- the LOC130908753 gene encoding transmembrane protein 236-like, with translation MGSGRTLKLAVCEALQFAGLCVPLFVVMQRFATIVAKVQGGGAIGGVYWLIVALSVAYVTSIALLIWVPLKYLVFAKKSFLVGRKKWRPVALVFVILSTMPCFAFLIASSEIQIHNKLRHDTFAELPVSLILFSLICMDVVERIRHCRLTGQDNVMSRDPDIPSSVLTHVEQVTPLTPVVPGSRIAGPGIPGQVMGSPAVGTTGHRVVDRTHSGPNLRLEPNGNVSRIPGNVGREFIISEAATRAAHPHSGPLRFLWASDARADVIVDGFMFWMDTAEMTRVASHPLVCYSGWVCPIYVFCCLSLLRVAVAPHDPLLSSLGVILQDLPFLFVRVGLLAFFGLVTPLLYLLKNLLVCLAFIYFNFMTKLRIFNTQRMYL